From the genome of Deinococcus aerius, one region includes:
- the glgX gene encoding glycogen debranching protein GlgX yields the protein MTTTESTPPTPRTQPSPKPLVRPGRPYPLGATWDGKGTNFALYSENAAAVELCLFDEAGHETRYPITEQTAFVWHGYLPNIGPGQRYGYRVHGEYAPEKGLRFNPNVVLLDPYAKALDGTERFEAGVFGYVPGGEDTVMQTKEQRGAPLGIVIDPMFNWVGDQKPNVPFHQSVIYEAHVKGLTMTHPDVPEALRGTYAGIATEPILRYLQQLGITAIEFLPVHQHVDDPFLLAKGLTNYWGYSTLNYFAPDVRYSAAARRGDPAGAVPEFKNMVRALHDAGIEVILDVVYNHTAEGNHMGPTLSFKGIDNPTYYRLVADNPRFYFDYTGTGNSLNVRHPQTLQLIMDSLRYWVTEMHVDGFRFDLASTLARGLHEVDQLSGFFTIIHQDPVISRVKLIAEPWDVGEGGYQVGNFPVNWAEWNGIYRDDMRAFWMGKGGLASEIGYRLTGSSDLYQNDGRKPYASINFVTAHDGFTLRDSVTYEQKHNEANGEGNQDGHNHNLTWNCGVEGETDDPEINALRARQQRNFLATLLLGQGTPMILGGDEIGRTQKGNNNAYCQDNEISWYDWANIDADLLAFTRRLIRLRKAHPALHRRKFFSGRTIRGEDVRDIVWLRFDGQEMSDEDWNNPQTQSLGMFLDGDGLDDVDTEGRPLRDDDLLLLLSASHIDLPFRLPDLDGCDTWELLVDTADDGAREIVRAGEETTLRGRSVKLYRCARHAGHEPAHN from the coding sequence ATGACGACCACCGAATCCACTCCCCCCACCCCGAGGACCCAGCCGTCCCCCAAACCCCTCGTGCGTCCGGGCCGCCCCTACCCCCTGGGCGCGACCTGGGACGGCAAGGGGACCAACTTCGCCCTGTATTCCGAGAACGCGGCCGCCGTGGAACTCTGCCTCTTCGACGAGGCCGGGCACGAGACCCGCTATCCCATCACCGAGCAGACCGCCTTCGTCTGGCACGGCTACCTGCCCAACATCGGGCCGGGGCAGCGCTACGGCTACCGCGTCCACGGCGAGTACGCCCCGGAAAAGGGCCTGCGCTTCAACCCGAACGTGGTGCTGCTCGACCCCTACGCCAAGGCACTGGACGGCACCGAGCGCTTCGAGGCGGGCGTCTTCGGCTACGTGCCCGGCGGCGAGGACACCGTGATGCAGACGAAGGAGCAGCGCGGCGCCCCCCTGGGCATCGTGATCGACCCCATGTTCAACTGGGTGGGCGACCAGAAGCCGAACGTCCCCTTTCACCAGTCGGTGATTTACGAGGCGCACGTCAAAGGCCTGACGATGACACACCCCGACGTGCCCGAGGCGCTGCGGGGCACCTACGCGGGCATCGCCACCGAGCCCATCCTGCGCTACTTGCAGCAACTGGGCATCACCGCCATCGAGTTCCTGCCCGTGCATCAGCATGTGGACGACCCCTTCCTCCTCGCCAAGGGGCTCACGAACTACTGGGGCTACTCGACGCTGAACTACTTCGCGCCCGACGTGCGCTACTCGGCGGCGGCGCGGCGCGGCGACCCGGCGGGCGCGGTGCCCGAGTTCAAGAACATGGTGCGGGCCCTGCACGACGCGGGGATCGAGGTCATCCTCGACGTGGTGTACAACCACACGGCGGAGGGGAACCATATGGGGCCCACCCTGAGCTTCAAGGGGATCGACAACCCCACCTATTACCGGCTGGTGGCCGACAACCCGCGCTTCTACTTCGACTACACGGGCACGGGCAACAGCCTGAACGTGCGCCACCCCCAGACGCTGCAACTCATCATGGACTCGCTGCGCTACTGGGTGACCGAGATGCACGTGGACGGCTTCCGCTTCGACCTCGCCTCGACGCTGGCGCGCGGCCTGCACGAGGTGGATCAGCTCTCGGGCTTCTTCACGATCATCCACCAGGACCCGGTCATCTCCCGCGTCAAGCTGATCGCGGAGCCGTGGGACGTGGGCGAGGGCGGCTATCAGGTCGGGAACTTCCCGGTGAACTGGGCCGAGTGGAACGGCATCTACCGGGACGACATGCGCGCCTTCTGGATGGGCAAGGGCGGGCTGGCGTCCGAGATCGGCTACCGGCTGACAGGCTCCTCCGACCTGTACCAGAACGACGGGCGCAAGCCGTACGCTTCCATCAACTTCGTGACCGCCCACGACGGCTTCACCCTGCGCGACTCGGTCACGTATGAGCAGAAGCACAACGAGGCGAACGGCGAGGGCAACCAGGACGGCCACAACCACAACCTGACCTGGAACTGCGGGGTGGAGGGCGAGACGGACGACCCCGAGATCAACGCCCTGCGCGCCCGGCAGCAGCGCAACTTCCTGGCGACGCTGCTGCTGGGGCAGGGCACGCCGATGATCCTGGGCGGCGACGAGATCGGGCGCACCCAGAAGGGCAACAACAACGCCTACTGCCAGGACAACGAGATCAGTTGGTACGACTGGGCGAACATCGACGCCGACCTGCTGGCCTTTACCCGGCGGCTGATCCGGCTGCGCAAGGCCCACCCCGCGCTGCACCGCCGCAAGTTCTTCTCGGGCCGCACGATCCGCGGCGAGGACGTGCGCGACATCGTGTGGCTGCGGTTCGACGGCCAGGAGATGAGCGACGAGGACTGGAACAACCCCCAGACCCAGAGCCTGGGCATGTTCCTCGACGGCGACGGGCTCGACGACGTGGACACCGAGGGCCGCCCGCTGCGCGACGACGACCTGCTGCTGCTGCTCTCGGCCTCGCACATCGACCTGCCCTTCCGGCTGCCCGACCTGGACGGCTGCGACACCTGGGAACTGCTGGTGGACACCGCCGACGACGGGGCGCGGGAGATCGTGCGGGCCGGGGAGGAGACGACCCTGCGGGGCCGCAGCGTGAAGCTGTACCGCTGCGCCCGCCACGCTGGACACGAGCCCGCGCACAACTGA
- a CDS encoding ABC transporter substrate-binding protein, giving the protein MKRTLLSLTTLALLAGSASAQQAREIRLGVFPNVTHAAGLVGIQRGLFQKELGNVKLVVKEFANGSQVNEAFAAGAIDAAYVGPGPAMNAFMRGVPIQVYAGAANAGAVLVGRKDSGIRNVKGLSGKKVAVPTRGSTQDISLRHLLHENGLKATDEGGTVTIVPIDPANMPAAFASKQVDAALVQEPWGAVMETQGARLIANEKAIWEGGNYTTTVLVVNTKFAAQNPEVVKDLLRGHLAAINFIGKSNAGAQKAIADQIQAFTGKRPNTGELFKALARTRVTWDINLKTLAEYAELNKEAGFARDVPDLSRFVNLSVVRGLAK; this is encoded by the coding sequence ATGAAGCGGACTCTCCTCTCCCTCACCACCCTGGCCCTCCTGGCGGGCAGCGCCAGTGCCCAGCAGGCCAGGGAAATCCGGCTCGGTGTCTTTCCCAACGTCACGCACGCGGCGGGCCTGGTCGGTATCCAGCGCGGTCTCTTCCAGAAGGAACTGGGCAACGTGAAGCTCGTCGTCAAGGAGTTCGCCAACGGCTCGCAGGTCAACGAGGCGTTTGCAGCGGGCGCCATCGACGCGGCCTACGTCGGCCCCGGCCCGGCGATGAACGCCTTCATGCGCGGGGTGCCCATCCAGGTCTACGCGGGCGCGGCGAACGCGGGGGCGGTCCTCGTGGGCCGCAAGGACAGCGGGATTCGCAACGTGAAGGGCCTCAGCGGCAAGAAGGTCGCCGTGCCCACGCGCGGCTCGACCCAGGACATCAGCCTGCGGCACCTGCTGCACGAGAACGGCCTGAAGGCCACCGATGAGGGCGGCACCGTCACCATCGTGCCCATCGACCCGGCGAACATGCCTGCCGCCTTTGCGAGCAAGCAGGTGGACGCCGCGCTCGTGCAGGAGCCCTGGGGCGCCGTCATGGAGACGCAGGGCGCGCGGCTGATCGCCAATGAAAAGGCGATCTGGGAGGGCGGCAACTACACCACCACCGTCCTCGTCGTGAACACGAAGTTTGCCGCGCAGAATCCGGAGGTCGTCAAAGACCTGCTGCGCGGGCACCTCGCCGCCATCAACTTCATCGGGAAGAGCAACGCGGGCGCGCAAAAGGCCATCGCGGACCAGATTCAGGCGTTCACGGGCAAGCGCCCAAACACGGGCGAACTGTTCAAGGCGCTCGCCCGCACCAGGGTCACCTGGGACATCAACCTGAAGACGCTGGCCGAGTACGCCGAGCTGAACAAGGAGGCGGGTTTCGCGCGGGACGTGCCGGACTTAAGCCGCTTTGTGAACCTGAGCGTGGTGCGGGGCCTGGCGAAGTAG
- a CDS encoding DinB family protein has translation MTAGMTEAADAALRAHVRALLTERQAHLMLDDVLEGFPVERINDPVEGVPYSAWEVLWHLRFTQRDILNLVRDEEYAEPEWPEGYWPGRAREATPEDWHAEAHAFREDLGTLLALLDDPSTDLLAPVPNGAKPGAGGQTWLREFLLVADHNAYHVGQLVLLGRALPGE, from the coding sequence ATGACAGCCGGAATGACCGAGGCGGCGGACGCGGCCCTGCGTGCCCACGTTCGCGCGCTCCTCACCGAGCGGCAGGCGCACCTGATGCTGGACGACGTGCTGGAGGGCTTTCCCGTGGAGCGGATCAATGACCCCGTGGAGGGCGTGCCGTACTCCGCCTGGGAAGTGCTCTGGCACCTGCGCTTCACCCAGCGCGACATCCTGAACTTGGTGCGGGATGAGGAGTACGCGGAACCCGAATGGCCCGAGGGCTACTGGCCCGGCAGGGCAAGGGAGGCAACGCCCGAGGACTGGCACGCCGAGGCGCACGCCTTCCGGGAAGACCTGGGAACGCTGCTGGCGCTCCTGGACGACCCCAGCACAGACCTCCTCGCTCCTGTGCCCAACGGCGCGAAACCGGGGGCGGGCGGGCAGACGTGGCTGCGCGAGTTCCTGCTCGTCGCGGACCACAACGCCTACCACGTGGGGCAACTGGTGTTGCTGGGCCGTGCGCTGCCTGGAGAGTGA
- the treY gene encoding malto-oligosyltrehalose synthase, giving the protein MTESLPSSPRAHIPSSTYRLQLHAGFDFASARRVLPYLKRLGITDVYLSPIWTSTPGSTHGYDVTDHAQVNPELGGEAGLRRLSARARELGLGLIVDFVPNHMGIQGGHNPYWEDVLTHGQASRYAHFFDISWQPLKRALENKVLLPTLGDQYGRILERGELHLTRGGGHFFLTYWERRLPISPRSLAGLLTALASELKGAAPADDHAELASIARAAANLPRSTSADLTDEDRLARAQESEVITRRLGALLEASPRVRQALDRMVEAVNADPARLDALIQEQNYRLASWRVAAEQINYRRFFDINDLAALRMEDARVFAWAHAKLFELIKGGVVNGVRLDHTDGLYDPAGYFRDLQRGAARALGQEWTEGDPLPLYVVAEKILEPGERLPEDWAVHGTTGYDFLGQLNATFVDSSNEEEITAIYRRQTGDRDSYHEHLYRGKYLIQRVALPGEVNVLAEHLERIAEADLRSRDFTLTALREGIREVIAAFPVYRTYVRADGSREPGDNARIEQAIRGAREHSRREGRTLDPSLFDFLEAVLGLDAPDEATRAQYADFALKFQQLTGPVTAKGAEDTAFYRYARLLSLNEVGGDPGLFGTSRRAFHAEARGRAERWPHAMLASSTHDTKRGEDTRARISVLSEMPQTWMAYLSAWSPIIRSLERPLDLGPAPTSLDTYILLQTALGAYPLGGRLDGFADRLSAYMLKAAREAKLRTSWTSPDGEYEEALDGLVRSLLANERFAQGLRELHTRISPYGAQNGLSATLVRLTAPGVPDTYQGSEGWNQSLVDPDNRRPVDYAWRTRTLARIEKRWPEGGSRLAGELLSRYEDGGVKLLVSWAALQARAAHPDLFREGNYRPLEAGKYLLAFARECEGEVAVTVAPRFTYTLTREGTPWALGEVWGNRQLTLPRSGTYENVLTGRRFRVRGEKVPVAKVLEDFPLALLVRR; this is encoded by the coding sequence ATGACTGAATCTCTCCCCTCCTCCCCACGGGCCCACATCCCCTCCTCCACCTACCGGCTGCAACTGCACGCGGGCTTCGACTTCGCGTCGGCGCGGCGGGTGTTGCCGTACCTGAAGCGGCTGGGCATCACCGACGTGTACCTCTCCCCCATCTGGACGAGCACGCCGGGCTCGACCCACGGCTACGACGTGACCGACCACGCCCAGGTCAATCCCGAACTCGGCGGCGAGGCGGGGCTGCGGCGGCTCTCGGCGCGGGCGCGGGAACTCGGCCTGGGCCTGATCGTGGACTTTGTGCCCAACCACATGGGCATCCAGGGCGGCCACAACCCCTACTGGGAGGACGTGCTGACCCACGGGCAGGCGAGCCGCTACGCGCACTTCTTCGACATCTCGTGGCAGCCGCTCAAGCGGGCGCTGGAGAACAAGGTGTTGCTGCCGACGCTGGGCGACCAGTACGGGCGCATCCTGGAACGGGGCGAACTGCACCTGACGCGGGGGGGCGGGCACTTCTTCCTGACGTACTGGGAGAGGCGTTTGCCGATCTCGCCGCGCAGCCTGGCGGGGTTGCTGACGGCCCTGGCGTCCGAGTTGAAGGGGGCCGCTCCCGCCGACGACCACGCCGAACTCGCCAGCATCGCGCGGGCGGCAGCCAACCTGCCCCGCTCCACGAGCGCCGACCTCACCGACGAGGACCGCCTCGCGCGGGCGCAGGAGTCGGAGGTCATCACCCGGCGGCTGGGGGCTTTGCTGGAAGCGTCGCCCCGGGTCCGGCAGGCCCTCGACCGGATGGTGGAGGCGGTGAACGCCGACCCCGCGCGGCTGGACGCCCTGATTCAGGAGCAGAACTACCGCCTCGCGTCGTGGCGGGTGGCGGCCGAGCAGATCAACTACCGGCGTTTCTTCGACATCAACGACCTCGCGGCGCTGCGGATGGAGGATGCGCGGGTGTTCGCCTGGGCGCACGCCAAACTGTTCGAACTGATCAAGGGCGGCGTGGTGAACGGTGTGCGCCTCGACCACACCGACGGCCTGTACGACCCGGCCGGGTACTTCCGGGACCTGCAACGGGGGGCGGCGCGGGCGCTGGGGCAGGAGTGGACGGAGGGTGACCCCCTCCCCCTCTACGTGGTCGCCGAGAAGATTCTGGAGCCCGGCGAGCGGCTGCCCGAGGACTGGGCGGTGCACGGCACGACCGGCTACGACTTCCTGGGGCAACTGAACGCCACCTTCGTGGACAGCAGCAACGAGGAGGAGATCACCGCGATCTACCGCCGCCAGACGGGGGACCGTGACAGCTACCACGAGCACCTCTACCGGGGCAAATACCTGATCCAGCGGGTCGCGCTGCCGGGCGAGGTCAACGTCCTGGCCGAGCATCTGGAGCGCATCGCCGAGGCGGACCTGCGCTCGCGGGACTTCACCCTGACGGCGCTGCGCGAGGGCATCCGCGAGGTCATCGCCGCCTTCCCGGTGTACCGCACCTACGTGCGGGCGGACGGCTCGCGCGAGCCGGGGGACAATGCCCGGATTGAGCAGGCGATCCGGGGCGCCCGCGAGCACAGCCGCCGCGAGGGCCGCACCCTCGACCCCAGCCTCTTCGACTTCCTGGAGGCGGTCCTGGGGCTCGACGCGCCGGACGAGGCCACGCGGGCGCAGTATGCCGACTTCGCCCTCAAGTTCCAGCAGCTCACCGGCCCCGTCACGGCCAAGGGGGCGGAGGACACCGCCTTTTACCGCTACGCGCGGCTGCTCTCGCTGAACGAGGTGGGCGGCGACCCCGGGCTCTTCGGCACCTCCCGCCGGGCCTTTCACGCCGAGGCGCGGGGGCGGGCGGAGCGGTGGCCCCACGCCATGCTCGCCTCCAGCACCCACGACACCAAGCGCGGCGAGGACACCCGGGCGCGGATCAGCGTTCTCTCGGAGATGCCGCAGACGTGGATGGCGTACCTCAGCGCGTGGTCGCCGATCATCCGCTCGCTGGAGCGCCCGCTCGACCTGGGACCCGCGCCGACCTCGCTGGACACCTACATCCTCCTTCAGACCGCGCTCGGGGCCTACCCGCTGGGCGGGCGGCTGGACGGCTTCGCGGATCGCCTGAGCGCGTACATGCTCAAGGCCGCCCGCGAGGCCAAGCTCCGCACAAGCTGGACCTCCCCCGACGGGGAGTACGAGGAGGCGCTGGACGGCCTGGTGCGCAGCCTGCTGGCGAACGAGCGGTTCGCCCAGGGGCTGCGGGAACTCCACACCCGCATCAGCCCGTATGGGGCGCAGAACGGCCTGAGCGCCACCCTCGTCCGCCTCACCGCGCCCGGCGTGCCCGACACCTACCAGGGCTCGGAGGGCTGGAACCAGAGCCTGGTGGACCCCGACAACCGCCGCCCGGTGGACTACGCCTGGCGCACCCGGACGCTCGCGCGCATCGAGAAACGCTGGCCGGAGGGAGGCTCGCGGCTGGCCGGGGAACTCCTCTCGCGCTACGAGGACGGCGGCGTGAAGCTGCTCGTGAGCTGGGCGGCCCTGCAAGCCCGCGCTGCCCACCCCGACCTGTTCCGTGAGGGGAACTACCGCCCGCTGGAGGCCGGGAAGTACCTCCTCGCCTTCGCCCGGGAGTGTGAGGGCGAGGTCGCGGTGACGGTCGCGCCCCGCTTCACGTACACGCTGACGCGCGAGGGGACGCCGTGGGCACTCGGGGAGGTCTGGGGCAACCGCCAGCTCACCCTCCCCCGCTCCGGGACGTATGAGAACGTGCTGACGGGGCGACGCTTCCGGGTGCGCGGCGAGAAGGTTCCGGTCGCCAAGGTGCTGGAGGACTTCCCGCTGGCGCTGCTGGTGAGAAGGTAG
- the treZ gene encoding malto-oligosyltrehalose trehalohydrolase encodes MTTSPHYVLTPDGAPDALSTRLGAHLLPDRSGTRFRVWTTTATEVGVRVNGQDTPMFDLGNGIFETVLPVGVGTRYKFVLDGQAWPDPYARFLPGGVHGEAEVVDLDAYEWKNTGWRGLPLSECVFYELHVGTFTPEGTYRAAMAKLPDLVELGVTAVELMPLASFPGARGWGYDGVALYAPYAGYGRPEDLMAFVDAAHGLGLGVFLDVVYNHFGPDGNYLGVYSPEYFTGRFHTPWGKGLDYAEPHMRRLITGNARMWLRDYRFDGLRLDATNEIRDDSPVHILRELAGEVHALGGTHLLIAEDHRNLPELVTEDRLDGLWADDFHHEVRVTLTGENEGYYSPLKGGAAALANVINRGWVYEGQVTPFGDHPRGKSADALEAPSFVYCIQNHDQIGNRPRGDRLHHPGGVSPATFRGASTLLLTLPMTPLLFQGQEWAASALFPFFSDHAGDLGRAVTEGRKKEFGYFKSFATQEVLDPQAEETFNLAKLDWAERERGEHGRTLALYREVLGLRREDPVLRNRSRRNLRAGNEGDVLWVRHQTADGERVLLWNVGQEAVAAETLTLPFPLPAGVLLHSEGREDRMLNSGEAVLLGARA; translated from the coding sequence ATGACGACCTCTCCCCACTACGTCTTGACCCCGGACGGCGCCCCCGATGCCCTTTCCACCCGCCTGGGTGCCCATCTCCTGCCGGACCGCAGCGGCACCCGTTTTCGCGTCTGGACCACCACGGCGACCGAGGTGGGCGTGCGGGTCAACGGCCAGGACACCCCCATGTTCGACCTGGGCAACGGCATCTTTGAAACTGTTCTTCCCGTGGGCGTCGGCACCCGGTACAAGTTCGTGCTGGACGGCCAGGCCTGGCCCGACCCCTACGCCCGCTTCCTGCCGGGCGGCGTGCACGGCGAGGCGGAGGTCGTGGACCTGGACGCCTACGAATGGAAGAACACCGGGTGGCGCGGCCTCCCCCTCTCCGAATGCGTGTTCTACGAACTGCACGTGGGCACCTTCACGCCGGAGGGCACCTACCGCGCGGCGATGGCGAAGCTGCCCGACCTCGTGGAACTGGGCGTCACCGCCGTTGAGCTGATGCCGCTCGCCTCGTTTCCCGGGGCGCGGGGCTGGGGCTATGACGGGGTGGCCCTGTACGCCCCCTACGCCGGGTACGGGCGGCCCGAGGACCTGATGGCGTTCGTGGACGCGGCGCACGGGCTGGGCCTGGGCGTCTTTCTGGACGTGGTGTACAACCACTTCGGGCCGGACGGGAACTATCTGGGGGTGTACAGCCCGGAGTATTTCACTGGCCGTTTCCACACACCCTGGGGCAAGGGCCTGGACTACGCCGAGCCCCACATGCGCCGCCTGATCACCGGGAACGCCCGGATGTGGCTGCGCGACTACCGCTTCGACGGCCTGCGGCTGGACGCCACGAACGAGATTCGGGACGACAGCCCGGTCCACATCCTGCGCGAGCTGGCGGGCGAGGTTCACGCGCTCGGCGGCACCCACCTCCTCATTGCGGAGGATCACCGCAACCTGCCGGAACTGGTCACCGAGGATCGTCTGGACGGCCTGTGGGCGGACGACTTTCACCATGAGGTCCGGGTCACGCTGACCGGGGAGAACGAGGGGTACTACTCGCCCCTCAAGGGGGGGGCGGCGGCCCTGGCGAATGTCATCAACCGGGGCTGGGTGTACGAGGGGCAGGTCACGCCCTTCGGGGACCACCCGCGCGGCAAATCCGCCGATGCCTTGGAAGCTCCCTCATTCGTGTACTGCATTCAGAACCACGACCAGATCGGCAACCGCCCGCGCGGGGACCGGCTGCACCACCCGGGTGGCGTCAGTCCCGCCACCTTCCGCGGCGCCTCCACGCTGCTCCTCACGCTGCCGATGACGCCGCTGCTGTTCCAGGGGCAGGAGTGGGCGGCGTCGGCCCTCTTCCCCTTCTTCAGCGACCACGCGGGCGACCTGGGCCGGGCGGTGACCGAGGGGCGCAAGAAGGAGTTCGGCTACTTCAAGTCCTTCGCCACCCAGGAAGTGCTCGACCCACAGGCGGAGGAGACGTTCAACCTCGCCAAGCTCGACTGGGCTGAGCGGGAGAGGGGCGAACACGGCCGCACGCTGGCGCTGTACCGCGAGGTGCTGGGGCTGCGCCGGGAGGACCCCGTGCTGCGGAACCGCAGCCGCCGCAACCTCCGGGCCGGGAACGAGGGAGATGTGCTCTGGGTGCGGCACCAGACGGCGGATGGCGAGAGGGTCTTACTGTGGAATGTCGGGCAGGAGGCCGTAGCCGCCGAAACGCTGACCCTTCCCTTCCCCCTTCCGGCGGGCGTCCTGCTCCACTCCGAGGGCCGCGAGGACAGGATGCTGAACTCCGGTGAAGCCGTCCTGCTGGGGGCGCGGGCATGA